The following coding sequences are from one Lycium ferocissimum isolate CSIRO_LF1 chromosome 3, AGI_CSIRO_Lferr_CH_V1, whole genome shotgun sequence window:
- the LOC132048776 gene encoding uncharacterized protein LOC132048776 has protein sequence MIASTSFTAAKKMKISVTRGKRIQELPDEVTITFSYEDAAGITLPHNDALIITVSIDYFQGTPLEWVRCNKSTHYRDYMKRTESYVYDVLSVIDDHRHLTIKSCRALVYSGDHDMVVPHLSTKEWIDTLKLPILDDWEPWFVDMVKYKVKYSQNDYKLTYATVKGAGHTPPEYKSEQFLPMVIGQNCEVRDMITNFFKPQTTSDSPPLNSRQSPVIHNVDDANPSRPSGKDKMLNLAPLESDPAKRKQMSSYFPNLRDRVRRYYINKGLCKPDDHFVFPVTYFGVKPRSCHSDWFGTSYSGWLEYNIEKDAAFCLCCYLFKNETGGYGKQVGDPFTVDGFRSWNKGLARLNKHVAEVNSVHYWCFKMMLDLDNQAQYILTCFDKENEETKGKYRVRLNASIDVARFLLKEGMPFRGHDESETSSRRGNFLDLLKWYADKNEDVKQVVLENAPQNDIMICPSIQKDIVSSCAKETVKAIVEDLNGDYFGILDESKDVSHKEQMALILRYVNKEGKLMDRFLSVVHVKDTSARSLKDTIYSLLLEHNLSSSQIRGQGYDGASNMQGEINGLKTLIMKDSPSAYCTHCFAHQLQLTLVAVAKKHHEVDQFFDILANVLNVVGGSFKRREVLRDDQAEKLKELLVLGEVHTGSGLNQELGLQRAGDTRWSSHFKTMRNFIILFSSIIRVLGVLAKEGSNYQERSLAKILVDDIRSYEFVYTLHLMLKVLAITHDLNMALQRKDQDIISAMNLVGFTKRQLQSMRESKWDSLVKDVSSFCVKHDIMIPEMDKNCALGKSKRKSLSVKYSHHLRVEVFDAVIDLQLAELNNRFDEVNTDLLLDMASLSSDNSFANYDKERIMKLATHHRDEFSVSMLENLSFELDNYIDYVREVNNAFSNLKRLGDLSETLVKTNLHKTWRLVYLLVKLSLILPIATATVERAFSSMKYIKNDLRSRIGDEIFE, from the exons ATGATTGCTAGTACCAGTTTCACCGCTgccaaaaaaatgaagatctcgGTAACGCGGGGAAAAAGAATTCAGGAACTTCCCGATGAAGTCACTATAACTTTTTCTTATGAAGATGCAGCCGGCATCACCCTACCACATAACGACGCTCTGATCATCACTGTGTCCATTGACTACTTCCAA GGAACACCACTGGAGTGGGTGAGATGCAACAAAAGCACGCATTATAGAGATTATATGAAGAGAACCGAATCATATGTGTATGATGTCCTAAGTGTCATTGACGATCATCGACATCTCACCATCAAATCCTGTCGAGCTCTAGTTTATAG TGGTGACCATGACATGGTTGTTCCCCATTTGAGCACGAAAGAATGGATTGACACTTTGAAGCTGCCGATTCTAGATGATTGGGAGCCTTGGTTTGTTGACATGGTCAA ATACAAGGTGAAGTATTCACAAAATGATTATAAGTTGACATATGCAACTGTTAAG GGTGCAGGTCATACACCTCCTGAATACAAGTCGGAACAATTTCTGCCCATGGTGATAG GTCAAAATTGTGAAGTGAGAGATATGATCACAAATTTTTTCAAGCCTCAAACGACTTCAGATTCTCCTCCGCTAAACTCTCGACAAAGTCCAGTTATTCACAACGTCGATGATGCCAATCCTTCTCGACCATCAGGTAAAGACAAGATGTTGAATTTGGCTCCTCTTGAATCCGATCCcgctaaaagaaaacaaatgtcATCTTATTTTCCTAATCTACGTGATAGAGTGAGGAGATATTACATTAACAAGGGTCTATGTAAACCTGATGATCATTTTGTTTTTCCAGTAACATATTTTGGTGTAAAACCACGTTCTTGTCATTCTGATTGGTTTGGCACTTCATATTCTGGATGGTTAGAATACAACATTGAAAAAGATGCAGCTTTTTGCTTATGTTGTTACTTGTTTAAAAATGAGACGGGAGGATATGGAAAACAAGTAGGCGATCCATTCACAGTGGATGGTTTCAGAAGTTGGAATAAGGGTTTAGCAAGACTTAATAAACATGTGGCTGAAGTGAATAGTGTTCATTATTGGTGTTTCAAGATGATGTTAGATTTAGATAATCAAGCACAATATATTCTAACTTGTTTTGACAAGGAAAATGAGGAAACTAAAGGAAAATATCGGGTTCGCTTGAATGCTTCGATTGATGTTGCaaggtttcttttaaaagaagGAATGCCTTTTCGAGGCCATGATGAGAGTGAAacttcttcaagaagaggaaacTTTTTAGATCTCTTAAAGTGGTATGCGGATAAGAATGAAGATGTGAAACAAGTTGTGTTAGAAAATGCTCCACAAAATGACATCATGATTTGTCCAAGTATTCAAAAAGACATTGTGAGTTCTTGTGCAAAAGAAACAGTGAAAGCAATTGTTGAAGACTTAAATGGGGATTACTTTGGGATATTAGATGAGTCTAAGGATGTCTCTCATAAAGAACAAATGGCTCTTATTCTACGGTACGTCAACAAAGAGGGTAAACTAATGGACCGATTCCTTAGTGTTGTTCATGTTAAAGATACATCTGCAAGATCGTTGAAAGACACGATATATTCTTTACTTTTAGAACATAATTTGAGTTCATCTCAAATTCGGGGACAAGGTTATGATGGAGCTAGTAATATGCAGGGAGAAATCAATGGTCTTAAAACTTTGATTATGAAAGATTCTCCTTCGGCATATTGCACACATTGCTTTGCTCATCAATTGCAATTGACTCTTGTAGCTGTTGCGAAGAAGCATCATGAGGTAGATCAATTTTTTGATATTCTTGCtaatgttttgaatgttgttggaggTTCTTTTAAGCGTAGGGAGGTGCTTAGAGACGATCAAGCAGAAAAATTAAAGGAGCTACTAGTGCTTGGTGAAGTTCATACAGGAAGTGGATTGAATCAAGAACTTGGGCTTCAAAGGGCAGGGGATACACGTTGGAGTTCTCATTTTAAGacaatgcgtaactttattattttattctcttCAATTATTCGTGTACTTGGAGTTCTTGCTAAGGAGGGTTCAAATTATCAAGAGAGATCACTGGCAAAAATTTTAGTAGATGACATAAGATCTTATGAGTTTGTGTATACATTGCATTTGATGTTGAAAGTGTTAGCAATTACACATGATTTGAATATGGCCTTGCAAAGAAAAGATCAAGATATCATAAGTGCGATGAACCTTGTTGGTTTCACAAAGAGACAATTGCAATCTATGAGAGAGTCTAAATGGGATTCTTTGGTAAAAGACGTCTCTTCATTTTGTGTCAAGCATGATATTATGATCCCCGAAATGGATAAAAATTGTGCTCTTGGAAAATCAAAGCGTAAGAGCTTAAGTGTTAAATATTCTCATCATTTGCGTGTAGAAGTTTTTGATGCTGTAATTGATTTGCAACTTGCAGAGCTTAACAATCGTTTTGATGAAGTGAATACCGATCTACTTCTTGATATGGCTAGTTTGAGTTCGGATAATTCTTTTGCAAATTATGATAAAGAGAGGATTATGAAACTTGCTACACATCATCGGGATGAGTTTAGTGTTTCCATGCTTGAGAATCTTAGTTTTGAGCTTGACAACTATATTGACTATGTACGAGAAGTGAACAATGCTTTCTCTAACTTGAAAAGACTTGGAGATCTTTCAGAGACATTGGTTAAAACAAATTTGCACAAGACTTGGAGACTTGTTTATTTGCTTGTGAAGTTGAGCTTAATATTACCTATCGCTACTGCAACAGTGGAAAGAGCTTTTTCTTCGATGAAGTATATTAAAAATGACTTGCGTAGCAGAATTGGTGATGAAATTTTTGAATGA
- the LOC132051032 gene encoding uncharacterized protein LOC132051032, which yields MGQKTHYWLLKTEPTEWSWSDQESNGGISKWDGVKNKQAQKYMKSMKIGDLCFFYHSGSKARRVVGVVSVAREWYEDGDGGGAVDVKAVGEMRRVVELGEMKKDEGLKGFVLFKQPRLSVVPVEKGFWDKICEIGGGFEGDGGVECDE from the coding sequence ATGGGTCAAAAAACACATTATTGGTTACTAAAAACGGAACCAACAGAGTGGTCATGGTCAGATCAAGAATCCAATGGTGGCATATCAAAATGGGATGGTGTCAAAAACAAGCAAGCCCAAAAGTATATGAAGTCAATGAAAATAGGAGACCTATGTTTCTTCTACCACTCTGGGTCTAAAGCCAGGCGCGTGGTGGGTGTTGTCTCGGTGGCGCGTGAGTGGTATGAGGATGGTGATGGTGGTGGGGCGGTGGATGTGAAGGCTGTTGGAGAGATGAGGCGAGTTGTGGAGTTAGGGGAGATGAAAAAGGATGAAGGGTTGAAAGGTTTTGTGCTTTTTAAGCAGCCAAGGTTGTCTGTTGTGCCTGTGGAGAAGGGGTTTTGGGATAAGATTTGTGAGATTGGTGGGGGATTTGAGGGTGATGGTGGTGTAGAATGTGATGAATAG
- the LOC132051034 gene encoding uncharacterized protein LOC132051034 produces the protein MGIQLENLVESIKSKVRKLKKSKKTYMKMEKSSSVKVEIRSKKARKLVEKTLQAADRPGKRSL, from the coding sequence ATGGGGATACAGTTGGAGAATTTGGTGGAGTCGATAAAATCGAAGgtgaggaagttgaagaaatCAAAGAAGACATATATGAAGATGGAAAAAAGCTCCAGCGTGAAGGTTGAGATCCGTAGCAAGAAGGCTCGTAAGCTCGTCGAGAAAACTCTCCAAGCCGCTGATCGTCCTGGAAAGCGTAGCCTTTAA